A genomic stretch from Kogia breviceps isolate mKogBre1 chromosome 1, mKogBre1 haplotype 1, whole genome shotgun sequence includes:
- the TRNP1 gene encoding TMF-regulated nuclear protein 1, whose protein sequence is MPGCRISACGPGAQEGSAEPGSPSPPPGERLLSPQPPSPTPTLTPTPAQASPQPEVAQESAGSAEGQELQRWRQGASGGAGRTGPAGGAGGGPGAAAAAAAAAAAGGRALELAEARRRLLEVEGRRRLVSELESRVLQLHCVFLAAELRLAHRAESLGRLGGGVAQAELYLAAHGSRLKKGSRRGRRGRPPALLASALGLGGCVPWGAGRLRRGHCPEPDSPFRRSPPRGPASPQR, encoded by the coding sequence atgcCGGGCTGCCGCATCAGCGCCTGCGGCCCGGGGGCCCAGGAAGGGTCGGCGGAACCGGGGTCCCCGTCGCCGCCGCCCGGGGAGCGCCTGTTGTCCCCTCAGCCCCCGTCCCCAACTCCGACCTTGACCCCGACCCCGGCTCAGGCCTCACCTCAGCCCGAAGTGGCCCAGGAGTCGGCGGGCTCGGCCGAGGGGCAGGAGCTGCAGCGCTGGCGCCAGGGCGCTagcgggggcgcggggcgcacCGGGCCGGCAGGGGGCGCGGGCGGCGGcccgggcgcggcggcggcggcggcggcggcagcggcggcaggGGGCCGCGCGCTTGAGCTGGCCGAAGCGCGACGGCGACTGCTGGAGGTAGAGGGCCGCCGGCGCCTGGTGTCGGAGCTGGAGAGCCGCGTGCTGCAGCTGCACTGCGTTTTCCTGGCGGCCGAGCTGCGCCTGGCGCACCGCGCCGAAAGCCTGGGCCGCCTGGGCGGCGGAGTGGCGCAGGCCGAGCTCTATCTGGCGGCGCACGGGTCGCGCCTCAAGAAGGGCTCGCGCCGCGGCCGCCGCGGCCGCCCGCCCGCACTGCTTGCCTCTGCGCTCGGTCTGGGCGGTTGCGTGCCCTGGGGCGCCGGGCGCCTGCGGCGGGGCCACTGCCCCGAGCCCGATTCGCCCTTCCGCCGGAGCCCTCCCCGCGGCCCCGCCTCCCCCCAGCGCTGA